Proteins found in one Exiguobacterium sp. 9-2 genomic segment:
- a CDS encoding DUF1801 domain-containing protein produces the protein MPDTPKTGPTEQSVDAFLTQVEPPQRQADGITLRQFFEDVTGYEAVLWGSSLIGFGSYHYRYASGREGDSFYVGFSPRKTNLVLYLALGEDAVSERLLASLGTYRRGKSCIYVKRLTDIDLGVLREMIEHSIRTLRTMYPS, from the coding sequence ATGCCTGATACGCCAAAGACAGGTCCTACCGAACAGTCCGTTGATGCCTTTCTGACACAAGTCGAACCGCCGCAACGTCAAGCAGATGGTATCACACTACGTCAGTTCTTCGAAGATGTCACGGGATATGAAGCCGTACTTTGGGGTTCATCCTTGATTGGTTTTGGTTCCTACCATTATCGCTATGCCTCCGGCCGCGAGGGCGATAGCTTTTATGTCGGCTTTTCTCCGCGGAAGACGAACCTCGTCCTTTATCTCGCACTTGGTGAAGACGCAGTCTCAGAACGACTGCTTGCCAGTCTCGGTACGTATCGACGCGGTAAGTCCTGCATCTACGTAAAACGACTGACTGACATCGACTTAGGCGTACTTCGGGAAATGATCGAGCACTCGATCCGCACGTTAAGAACCATGTACCCCTCTTGA